From one Lemur catta isolate mLemCat1 chromosome 5, mLemCat1.pri, whole genome shotgun sequence genomic stretch:
- the LOC123638010 gene encoding LOW QUALITY PROTEIN: heterogeneous nuclear ribonucleoprotein A1-like (The sequence of the model RefSeq protein was modified relative to this genomic sequence to represent the inferred CDS: deleted 2 bases in 1 codon), with the protein MSKSESPKEPEQLRKLFMGGLSFETTDESLRSHFEQWGTFTDCVVMRDPNTKRSRGFGFVTNATVEEVDVAMNARPHKVDGRVVEPKRAVSRQDSQRPGAHLTVKKIFVGGIKEDTEEHHLRDYFEQYGKIEVIEIMTDRGSGKKRGFAFVTFDDHDSVDKIVIQKYHTVNGHNCEVRKALLKQEMASASSSQRGRSGSGNFGGSQGGGFGGNDNFGRGGNFSGRGGFGGSRGGGGYGGSGDGYNGFGNDGSNFGGGGSYNDFGNYNNQSSNFGPMKGGNFGGRSSGPYGGGGQYFAKPRNQGGYGGSSSSSSYQRQKVLIIPRKQSLAGEESQRSDREATGYNRFVNSAKHSGGRAWLLQRRHVLDSTHVLGKKLEDCICD; encoded by the exons ATGTCTAAGTCAGAGTCTCCTAAAGAACCAGAACAGCTGCGGAAGCTATTCATGGGAGGATTGAGCTTTGAAACGACCGATGAGAGTCTGAGGAGCCATTTTGAGCAATGGGGAACGTTCACGGACTGTGTGGTAATGAGAGATCCAAACACCAAGCGCTCCAGGGGCTTTGGGTTTGTCACAAATGCCACAGTGGAGGAGGTGGATGTGGCAATGAATGCACGGCCACACAAGGTGGATGGAAGAGTTGTGGAACCAAAGAGAGCCGTCTCTAGACAAGATTCTCAAAGACCAGGTGCCCACTTAACTGTGAAAAAGATCTTTGTTGGTGGCATTAAAGAAGATACTGAAGAACATCACCTAAGAGACTATTTTGAACAGTATGGGAAAATTGAAGTGATTGAAATCATGACTGACAGAGGCAGTGGCAAGAAGAGGGGCTTTGCTTTTGTGACCTTTGATGACCATGATTCTGTGGATAAGATTGTCATTCAGAAATACCATACTGTGAATGGCCACAACTGTGAAGTAAGGAAAGCCCTGTTGAAGCAAGAGATGGCCAGTGCTTCATCCAGCCAAAGAGGTCGAAGTGGTTCTGGAAACTTTGGTGGCAGTCAAGGAGGTGGTTTTGGTGGGAATGACAACTTTGGCCGTGGAGGAAACTTCAGTGGTCGAGGTGGTTTTGGTGGCAGCCGTGGTGGTGGTGGATatggtggcagtggggatgggTACAATGGATTTGGTAATGATGGAAGCAATTTTGGAGGTGGTGGAAGCTACAATGATTTTGGCAATTACAACAATCAGTCTTCAAATTTTGGACCCATGAAGGGAGGAAATTTTGGAGGCAGAAGCTCTGGCCCCTATGGTGGTGGAGGCCAATATTTTGCCAAACCACGAAACCAAGGTGGCTACGGTGGTTCCAGTAGCAGCAGTAGCTAT CAGCGGCAGAAGGTTTTAATTATTCCCAGGAAACAAAGCTTAGCAGGAGAGGAGAGCcagagaagtgacagggaagCTACAGGTTACAACAGATTTGTGAACTCAGCCAAGCACAGTGGTGGCAGGGCCTGGCTGCTACAAAGAAGACATGTTTTAGACAGTACTCATGTGTTGGGCAAAAAACTGGAGGACTGTATTTGTGACTAA